CGGCGAGTACGTTGCTATGCAGAGGAGCGCGTGTAGGAAGGCGCGCGAGTTCTGCGGAAGGATACGTGTAGTAAAGGGCCACAAGGATCAGGAGGGCGACACTCTCTATCGTGTAGACGTCCTCGATCTTGATGGTAGTGAACTTGCCAACCTTGCAGGGGTACCCTCCAACGCTTCAAGGATACGCAATGTGATCATACAGGCTAAGACGCTTAGTGAAATTCTCGCGAAACACGTGGATAAGCGTCTTGGTGGCTTACCGTGGATAAAGGAGGTAATCTCTCTCACGTTGAGAGCACTCTCTGACACCAAGACGAGGAGCGGCGGCACAGAGTACAAGTATAACCTCTTTGCGACGAACTTCACCAATGAGCTTCTCCGCGAGATACGCGATACTATGAGGTTGCCGAGAGAAGCTGTTGACAGGCTAAGGCAGGAGCTTACAAGGGACTCCACGTTCAACCAGGCTTTGCAACAACTCTTCTCGACACTAGCTAGGAGCCCAGAGCCAGCGTTAGCCGCGTTGAGATACATCTCGATGCTCGAGGACATAGGGATATACTCGACGTCAACAGTGCCTCTTGAGGAGCTATTGATGCCTGGCGTTGTGACCGTGGTCAATCTGGCTGGGTTACCGCTTCCCGTCCAAGACCATATAGCCTCGAGCATTATGCGGCGTGTCTTTGAAGCTCGTATGAGGGCTGTTAGGGGTCTCCCAGGTGAACAGTATCGCTACCCCGTGCTTATCATAGTTGAGGAGGCGCACAGGTTCATACCTTCGCAGGGTAATACGCGTACTCTCCCCGTCGCGGTGATGATAGCCAGTGAGGGTAGGAAGTTCGGCGCGTTCATGGCTGTGATAACACAGAGGCCGAGTAGAATAGACCCAGATGTGCTCAGCCAGGCTCAGAGCCAGATCATTCTGCGCATAGTGAATCCGCGAGATCAGCAGGCTGTGAGGGATGCTAGCGAACAGCTTAGCCAGGAGCTCTTCGAGAATCTTCCGGGGCTTAACCCTGGTGAGGCTATCATCGTCGGGCCGGTTGCGCCGATCTCGATGATGGTGAGGGTGAGGGAGAGGGTTCTCGACTACGCAGGCACCGACATTAGCCTTGTTGAGGCCTGGGGCAGAAGCGTGTCAGAGGCTAGCGTCATCCGTAGGATTGAGGAGCGTCTAGCCGAGAAGCTGAGCGACCTAATGGGGTATCCCGTGGAGCCAGACAGAGTTCTGGATGCGCTTTCGGGTCTTCTAGGGGTCGATATACCACGTAACGTCTACATGCGCGGTTTGAAACTAGTAGCGAGCAGCAGGGTACGCGTGTACAGGTTTGATCCTCGCGACGTGAAGGTATACGGGCAGGCCGCAGGATTTGATGTTGAGGTTGGGCTTGGGGGCGGTGTTAGAAAGTGCGATTGTGGCGCTGACAGCACTGAGAGGGAGGACGCTATATGCCCCC
The Pyrolobus fumarii 1A DNA segment above includes these coding regions:
- a CDS encoding helicase HerA domain-containing protein codes for the protein MSDLGQPIGRITGVAKPDYFIFTFDPSRPVKLYDYVVVEMREEPPGSDEPVTVKVVAQVYSIERASLGLSPDHPWPVVREYTLPLDLDTPRAAAKILGYRWQGRILRPRSAPPVGSWVYRAPDKLLEEFYAVEEPRRLHIGYLISRPSVPAYLDIEGLKRHLAIIAATGAGKTWTSVVLIEELLRKNATLIVLDPHGEYVAMQRSACRKAREFCGRIRVVKGHKDQEGDTLYRVDVLDLDGSELANLAGVPSNASRIRNVIIQAKTLSEILAKHVDKRLGGLPWIKEVISLTLRALSDTKTRSGGTEYKYNLFATNFTNELLREIRDTMRLPREAVDRLRQELTRDSTFNQALQQLFSTLARSPEPALAALRYISMLEDIGIYSTSTVPLEELLMPGVVTVVNLAGLPLPVQDHIASSIMRRVFEARMRAVRGLPGEQYRYPVLIIVEEAHRFIPSQGNTRTLPVAVMIASEGRKFGAFMAVITQRPSRIDPDVLSQAQSQIILRIVNPRDQQAVRDASEQLSQELFENLPGLNPGEAIIVGPVAPISMMVRVRERVLDYAGTDISLVEAWGRSVSEASVIRRIEERLAEKLSDLMGYPVEPDRVLDALSGLLGVDIPRNVYMRGLKLVASSRVRVYRFDPRDVKVYGQAAGFDVEVGLGGGVRKCDCGADSTEREDAICPHMVAVVVQAIVDGMVVSVVPSAGDTSIIDEL